A stretch of the Perca fluviatilis chromosome 17, GENO_Pfluv_1.0, whole genome shotgun sequence genome encodes the following:
- the nup214 gene encoding nuclear pore complex protein Nup214 isoform X1, whose protein sequence is MSDDTDSPPDREMKDFQFRQMKKTRVFDPAEDLPRERTSLLTISNKFGLTFVGLHKTFKVYLTQDILSDKFDGNTNEIVEGTPALAEVNVDLALHHLALSCDELTLSVCGMTEEAGLSFTFYDVRTFMNKTRPQKLPFASLLPAVPPGSLVQDLKWNPVQASMLAVCLSDGRMMILDVTDSVKVQAELPASSGITCLCWSPKGKQVAAGKMNSAVSQYTPALEEKKVIPCPNFYTSDEPVKVLDVLWLRTFVFAVVYAAADGSLETPPELVLISLPLCSPHGHNNKKKDEKVDIKYLNFSELVYGSCTERQHHYFLSHIEDWDLVFAASAVSIEVSVIAAREDKIWELWILEDASRAELPVTETNEDTLPLGLAIDYTSQQEIYITDEKTLPPAPTMLMLSTEGLLCPFALLNVNPGVKQLVSAPTALALDGERQPKPGSLAAQPPKIAASFPSVPATFTNFSLTSAAASTPSAPAAASSAAPFSMVPTAPVSSASSSFSFSVPTTCSTSAPAFSLEVSTPFGSGSSGFSFASKPPSDTPSAPSAFSFTPSIKPSAVAAPIPALTPQNIATASQPTVKLNLNERFSALETPAPQSFSFNPLLPKTVASSSSSLTAPPLSATKQPAVLTPVRPVQTSTPPTVVQKPAPAAQGRLQTPQAAVSVKALEKQLQQKKDSDPIMAGILEEIAHFQKELDDLKARSTRADFKVGTNEEMKELRKESEDLHIFTLEIKETTESLHGDIGTLKTTLLEGFAGAEEAKAQSELSRDRNYRQLLYKKPLDPRSEEQLKEIRRLYQYVMFAVEDVNDVLDVEWEKHLEKKKKQKHMVVPGREGLFTTLANNLYIINQQKNRLDQFIKQLTSLRLYNNTTTPTIHCSSATATTAGLESELESLRDALLKARLDTSPPKTKPKSPVKISPVKQSQLRNFLSKGQMPPVRSTAPANLSRSAFLSPKYYEDLDDVSSTSSLSLEPHPADLEEEEELQPEPLPLTVIPPALSTPRHPTVVRTPSILPGFGAIQSTPLTKMNSVQGMGFGLSPIASPVPTNKINLSGAESTALATKTVKHGAPPTERSIPVTIPAQQAAANAAVRRQMANQKTAVVSTSLTESTLKTVPQVVNVQELKDKGPPMPVSNIISSSVPDPAAPVFATVCSNQAKRNPNQGMQKMSAESTTTPQTSFVFGQSSKPDVSVAPASSAEQNTSKGFSFASGSTGFSFASVTQGVGISQVKDLNKFSFGGNGKMMFGQTGEEPFSLTPKSTSPALGTGSPTLPPYPSGDKPASTTTASRIEPPPLKTIGGETLGCFSGLRVGHGEEAKDSATKPAVGSFTSGETGLGMGKGAAQFSFVAGPQKSADDSTGTDLSKGTASGSLFKPPEPNPKPAFSVTQSSSTASASPTSFGSLLAASSDTSEEPKVSPQPSEPTPPPDKEPSTGPAVVSALVVPEPAADAAVTETTAAAVTAPTPPLPLATTAPTPDPPSSITAPTVAIPPTTASAAATVDANPDSSTTTTTAPLPTSAAAVAPVSQVAPPAFQVPSSDKPGSIFTQPAPTITDSSSLGLTPVISTVAAAATTTTPAAVNSTTTTDASVVFGQPAAPPASSAPPPPASTGFGSTAFGTSTGTVFGKSVFGQVSGFGQPASNPETSGGFSFGQSAFGASSNSATTGGGLFGAATATNASSFSFGTSSANTASSTGSGLFGQTTTPAFGQSSGFGQASVFGSNTTTSSSTGFSFGQPSAFGCSSATPVFGQQASSGSVFGQQQPSSGGTLFGSNSANTAGSAAGGGFFSGLGGKPSEDAANKNPFGTNVSTGGFGQPAQTGANTLFGNSGAKTFGFGQSSFGEQKPSGTFSTGAGSVASQGFGSFSSPAKSGGFGSAPVFGSPPSFGSTQAFGSAAAFGSSPSFPNNMVPSAGKVFGEGTAAANMGGFGFASPPSGPSFGALANQSAPSFGGLAQQGSGFGSQPSSFSGFGQQPQAGGFSGNTFGSANQSSPQTFASWRS, encoded by the exons ATGAGTGACGACACAGACTCCCCTCCTGATAGGGAGATGAAG gacTTTCAGTTTCGTCAGATGAAGAAAACAAGAGTCTTTGACCCTGCTGAAGATTTGCCCAGAGAAAGAACTAGTCTGCTTACCATCTCAAACAAATTTGGTTTAACTTTTGTCGGACTCCACAAAACATTCAAAGTTTACCTAACTCAAGACATTCTGTCTGATAAATTTGACGGTAACACCAACGAAATAG TCGAGGGTACACCAGCATTGGCGGAGGTTAATGTGGATCTGGCTCTGCACCACTTGGCTCTCAGTTGTGATGAACTTACTTTATCAGTATGTGGCATGACTGAGGAGGCGGGATTGTCCTTCACATTCTATGATGTCCGCACCTTTATGAACAAG ACAAGACCACAGAAGCTACCTTTTGCATCACTGCTGCCAGCAGTACCCCCTGGCAGTTTAGTGCAAGACCTGAAGTGGAATCCTGTGCAGGCATCCATgttggctgtctgtctgtctgacggCCGTATGATGATTTTGGATGTTACTGACAGTGTCAAAGTGCAGGCCGAGCTACCTGCTTCAAGCGGCATCACGTGTC TTTGCTGGAGTCCAAAAGGAAAACAAGTCGCTGCAGGAAAAATGAATTCCGCAGTCAGTCAGTATACACCA GCACtagaagaaaagaaagttaTCCCATGTCCGAACTTCTACACCTCTGACGAACCTGTCAAAG TTCTGGATGTGCTGTGGCTGAGAACCTTTGTGTTTGCAGTGGTATATGCTGCTGCAGATGGCTCCCTTGAGACCCCTCCTGAGCTAGTGTTGATCTCCCTTCCT ctatgTTCTCCACATGGCCACAACAACAAG aAGAAGGATGAGAAGGTGGACATAAAGTATTTGAACTTTAGTGAATTAGTGTACGGAAGCTGCACTGAGCGACAACACCACTACTTTCTTAGCCATATAGAGGACTG GGACCTTGTGTTTGCGGCATCAGCAGTTTCCATTGAAGTCAGCGTCATAGCCGCCAGAGAGGACAAG ATCTGGGAGCTTTGGATCCTGGAAGATGCAAGTAGGGCTGAGCTTCCAGTGACTGAGACAAATGAAGACACGCTGCCCCTTGGCTTAGCCATAGACTACACCAGCCAGCAGGAGATCTACATCA ctgatgaGAAGACCTTGCCCCCAGCGCCCACAATGCTGATGCTCTCCACAGAGGGATTACTCTGCCCATTTGCTCTGCTCAACGTTAATCCTGGGGTTAAGCAACTGGTCTCAGCCCCCACTGCCCTCGCCTTGGATGGGGAGAGACAACCCAAGCCAG gTTCTCTGGCAGCCCAACCACCCAAAATTGCTGCCTCCTTCCCATCTGTCCCAGCAACATTCACAAACTTTAGTCTTACTTCAGCGGCTGCTTCTACTCCTTCAGCCCCTGCTGCAGCTTCCTCTGCTGCCCCGTTCAGCATGGTTCCCACAGCTCCTGTTTCATCGGCATCATCAAGCTTCAGTTTCTCAGTGCCAACTACGTGCTCCACCTCTGCACCAGCTTTCTCCCTGGAGGTATCCACACCTTTTGGCTCAGGGTCCTCAGGCTTCTCCTTTGCCTCCAAACCTCCCTCTGACACTCCCTCAGCACCTTCAGCGTTTTCTTTCACCCCTTCCATCAAACCATCAGCAGTGGCAGCTCCAATTCCAGCTCTAACACCCCAGAACATTGCTACTGCCTCTCAACCAACAGTGAAACTTAATCTAAATGAGAG GTTTTCAGCACTGGAGACACCAGCACCACAATCTTTTTCGTTTAATCCCTTGCTGCCCAAAACAGTTGCCTCCAGTTCCAGTAGTTTGACCGCCCCTCCACTCTCAGCCACTAAGCAACCTGCTGTGTTGA CTCCAGTGCGTCCAGTTCAAACCAGCACACCACCCACAGTCGTCCAGAAACCTGCACCTGCTGCCCAGGGCCGTCTCCAAACTCCACAG GCAGCTGTTAGTGTGAAGGCCCTGGAGAAACAGCTACAGCAAAAGAAAGACTCTGATCCCATTATGGCTGGTATATTAGAGGAG ATTGCACACTTCCAGAAGGAGTTAGATGACCTTAAGGCACGAAGCACAAGAGCTGACTTCAAGGTTGGCACAAATGAGGAGATGAAGGAGTTGAGGAAGGAGTCAGAGGACCTCCATATTTTCACCTTGGAGATCAAGGAAACAACAGAG TCTCTCCATGGGGACATTGGTACACTGAAGACCACCTTACTGGAGGGCTTTGCTGGGGCAGAAGAAGCCAAGGCTCAGAGTGAGCTGAGCAGAGACAGAAATTACAGACAGCTACTGTACAAAAAACCTCTGGACCCCCGCAGCGAGGAACAGCTCAAG GAGATTCGCAGGCTTTACCAGTATGTAATGTTTGCTGTGGAAGATGTAAATGACGTACTGGATGTGGAATGGGAGAAACAcctggagaagaagaaaaagcagaA ACACATGGTCGTGCCAGGGCGTGAGGGACTATTTACTACACTGGCCAACAACCTGTACATTATCAACCAGCAGAAGAACAGATTGGACCAGTTTATTAAGCAACTCACTTCACTGCGCCTCTACAACAACACTACCACTCCAACTATACACTGCAGTTCTGCTACAGCAACAACTGCTGG CTTGGAAAGCGAGCTGGAGAGTTTAAGGGATGCACTCCTGAAAGCCAGACTGGACACCTCCCCTCCTAAGACCAAACCCAAATCTCCAG TCAAGATATCGCCAGTGAAACAGTCCCAGCTGCGTAACTTTCTCTCAAAGGGGCAGATGCCTCCTGTCCGCTCAACTGCACCAG CCAACCTGTCTCGCTCAGCCTTCCTTTCACCTAAATACTACGAGGACTTGGATGATGTAAGCTCTACGTCCTCCCTGTCCCTGGAGCCTCACCCAGCTGacttggaggaggaggaggaactgCAGCCTGAACCCCTTCCCCTTACTGTCATTCCTCCAGCATTGTCCACCCCCCGCCACCCCACAGTCGTGAGGACCCCCTCTATCCTGCCAGGCTTCGGGGCCATTCAGTCCACCCCTTTAACAAAAATGAACTCAGTACAGGGTATGGGGTTTGGACTCAGCCCTATTGCCAGCCCTG TTCCAACCAATAAGATCAACCTCAGCGGGGCTGAAAGCACTGCTCTTGCCACAAAGACAGTAAAACATGGAGCCCCACCAACTGAGAGGAGCATCCCTGTCACCATCCCGGCCCAGCAAGCTGCAGCCAATGCCGCTGTACGCAGACAGATGGCCAATCAGAAGACAG CTGTCGTCAGTACTTCCTTGACAGAGTCCACTTTGAAGACTGTTCCTCAGGTGGTCAATGTCCAGGAGCTCAAGGACAAAGGGCCTCCAATGCCAGTTTCCAATATCATCAG CTCATCGGTACCAGATCCAGCAGCTCCGGTCTTTGCAACAGTTTGTTCCAACCAGGCCAAACGA AACCCTAACCAAGGTATGCAGAAGATGTCCGCTGAAAGTACAACCACCCCACAGACAAGCTTTGTATTTG GTCAATCATCCAAACCGGATGTTTCAGTGGCTCCAGCTAGCTCAGCAGAGCAAAACACCAGCAAAGGTTTCTCCTTCGCATCAGG GTCCACAGGCTTCAGTTTTGCTTCTGTTACGCAGGGAGTTGGAATCTCACAAG TGAAGGATTTGAATAAATTCTCCTTTGGTGGAAATGGCAAGATGATGTTTGGCCAGACTGGAGAAGAGCCATTCTCCCTCACCCCAAAgtccacctcccctgctcttggCACTGGGTCTCCCACCCTGCCTCCATACCCGTCAGGTGACAAACCCGCCTCTACCACAACTGCCTCCAGGATAGAACCTCCACCCCTTAAGACAATTGGAGGAGAAACTCTGGGCTGTTTCTCTGGACTACGTGTGGGCCATGGAGAAGAAGCGAAAGATTCAGCTACAAAACCAGCTGTTGGCTCATTCACCTCTGGAGAAACTGGACTTGGTATGGGCAAGGGAGCAGCACAGTTTAGCTTTGTTGCAGGTCCCCAAAAGTCTGCAGATGATTCTACAGGAACAGACTTGTCCAAGGGGACAGCGTCAGGCAGTTTGTTCAAGCCTCCTGAACCGAACCCCAAGCCGGCCTTCTCTGTTACCCAATCTAGCTCAACTGCCTCAGCTTCACCTACGTCTTTCGGTAGTCTTCTTGCAGCTTCTTCAGACACCTCAGAGGAACCAAAAGTTTCCCCACAGCCTTCAGAACCCACACCACCCCCTGATAAAGAACCTAGTACTGGACCAGCTGTAGTGAGCGCCCTTGTAGTACCTGAGCCCGCAGCGGATGCAGCCGTCACAGAAACAACAGCAGCCGCAGTTACAGCACCAACACCCCCACTTCCTTTGGCCACAACGGCCCCTACCCCAgaccctccctcctccatcacCGCACCAACTGTAGCAATCCCTCCAACTACAGCCAGTGCAGCTGCCACAGTAGATGCCAACCCAGACagcagcaccaccaccaccactgctCCTCTGCCTACTTCCGCTGCTGCTGTAGCTCCTGTCTCCCAGGTAGCTCCACCAGCGTTCCAGGTGCCCAGTTCTGACAAACCAGGTTCCATTTTTACTCAACCTGCCCCTACAATAACAGACAGCAGTTCCCTTGGACTTACACCTGTTATCAGCACAGTTGCTGCTGCAGCCACCACTACCACGCCTGCTGCTGTTAACAGTACAACTACTACTGATGCTAGCGTTGTGTTTGGGCAACCTGCTGCACCACCAGCTTCCTCGGCCCCTCCACCCCCAGCATCCACAGGATTTGGCTCAACGGCGTTTGGTACATCAACTGGAACTGTTTTTGGCAAATCTGTGTTTGGCCAGGTGAGTGGCTTTGGCCAGCCTGCCAGCAACCCTGAAACATCCGGTGGCTTTTCTTTTGGCCAATCAGCATTTGGAGCAAGTTCTAACAGCGCGACTACTGGAGGAGGTCTTTTTggtgctgctactgctaccaaTGCCAGTTCCTTCTCCTTTGGCACAAGCAGTGCCAACACCGCCAGCAGCACTGGCTCAGGGCTGTTTGGACAAACCACAACACCAGCATTTGGCCAGAGCTCTGGATTTGGCCAAGCGTCTGTGTTTGGGAGTAACACCACCACATCCTCATCTACAGGGTTCAGCTTTGGACAGCCCTCAG CTTTTGGCTGCTCTTCTGCCACCCCTGTGTTTGGCCAACAAGCGAGCAGCGGGAGTGTATTTGGACAG CAGCAGCCATCATCTGGTGGGACTCTGTTTGGCTCAAATTCAGCCAATACAGCAGGCTCAGCTGCTGGTGGAGGGTTCTTCTCTGGCCTTGGAGGCAAACCAAGCGAAGATGCTGCCAACAAGAACCCATTTGGCACCAATGTCTCCACCGGAGGGTTTGGGCAGCCTGCTCAGACAG GTGCCAACACTCTGTTTGGGAATAGCGGTGCCAAGACCTTTGGTTTTGGACAGTCGTCCTTTGGTGAGCAGAAACCTAGTGGGACCTTCAGCACCGGTGCAGGGAGTGTCGCATCCCAGGGATTTGGCTCCTTCTCTTCTCCAGCAAAATCAG GTGGTTTTGGCAGTGCTCCAGTGTTTGGGAGCCCCCCTTCCTTTGGTAGTACCCAAGCATTTGGTTCTGCAGCAGCATTTGGATCAAGTCCTTCCTTCCCCAACAACATGGTTCCCTCAGCTGGTAAAGTCTTTGGAGAGGGAACAGCAGCTGCCAACATGGGAGGATTTGG